The following coding sequences lie in one Syngnathoides biaculeatus isolate LvHL_M chromosome 16, ASM1980259v1, whole genome shotgun sequence genomic window:
- the LOC133515054 gene encoding cytochrome P450 2K1-like isoform X2, producing the protein MSPLEDASAASLSSGATPLLACVTALFLAAFASRRLASARRGGKEPPGPRPLPLLGNLLQLDLTWLDRTLCQLAKRHGSVFTIYLGTRKVVVLAGYKALKEALVGHAVEFGERFITPIFQDSNHGHGILFANGDSWKELRRFALSTLRDFGMGKRLAEEKILEECRHLIPIIESHKGQPFDTTSPLSHATSNIICNIVYGNRFEYSDRRFVTMVKRTNENVRLSGSFQIQLYNMFPRLLSWVKHRRMVLGNRDDSMKDIQELLRQRKEKLNPEMCTGLVDCFFVRKQKEEGAVLPSLLGLLAGFLAVRRLFSTLSSKGETKVDPPGPRGLPLLGNLLQVDLKRLDESLFDLSKTYGPVFTVHFGPKKMVVLAGSKTVRQALVNYADEFGERDINPLFYDFTKGHGIVFANGDSWKEMRRFTLSTLRDFGMGKKLSEEKIVEECHVLIREFEQHRGEAFDNTSLITYAASNIISAIMFGKRFEYTDEVFRDMVAKDCELIHLSGSPSITLYNFFPWLGPFLKNWRDVMKNLASTRQHLQSIISELQATLSADVCRGFVDVFCTRMRNLEHRAQDVHFHDDNLLYSVFNLFGAGTDTTANTLRWSLLFMAKYPQIQDRVQEELSRVVGVRQVRAEDRKRLPYVNAVIHETQRLANIVPMAVTHQTSRDVTFRGYFIRKGTVVLPLLTSVLHDQSEWATPNAFNPSHFLDEEGNFVKREAFLPFSAGRRACLGESLAKVELFLFFTSLLQRFRFVPPPGISEDELDLTPVVGFTLRPKPHRLCAVSRQ; encoded by the exons ATGTCTCCCTTGGAAGACGCTTCGGCCGCGTCGCTCTCGTCCGGCGCCACGCCGTTGCTGGCGTGCGTGACTGCGCTTTTCCTCGCGGCTTTCGCCTCCCGACGCTTGGCCTCGGCGCGGCGCGGCGGGAAGGAGCCCCCGGGGCCCCGGCCCCTGCCGCTGCTCGGGAACCTGCTGCAGCTGGACCTCACCTGGCTCGACAGAACCTTGTGTCAG CTTGCCAAACGCCACGGTTCTGTTTTCACCATCTATTTGGGCACCAGAAAAGTGGTGGTCCTGGCCGGGTACAAGGCTCTCAAAGAGGCTCTGGTCGGCCACGCCGTAGAATTCGGGGAGCGCTTCATCACCCCCATTTTTCAAGATTCCAATCACGGTCATG GCATCCTGTTTGCCAATGGGGATTCGTGGAAAGAACTGAGACGTTTCGCCCTCAGCACTCTGCGAGATTTCGGCATGGGCAAAAGACTCGCAGAGGAGAAAATCTTAGAGGAGTGCCGCCACCTCATTCCCATTATTGAGAGTCATAAAG GGCAACCGTTCGATACGACTTCGCCGCTGAGTCACGCAACGTCCAACATCATTTGCAACATCGTGTACGGGAACAGATTCGAATACAGCGATCGTCGCTTCGTCACGATGGTGAAACGAACCAACGAGAACGTTCGTTTGAGCGGTTCATTCCAGATACAG CTTTACAACATGTTCCCCCGGTTGCTGAGTTGGGTCAAACACCGGCGGATGGTCCTCGGCAACCGTGACGACAGCATGAAGGACATCCAGGAGCTTCTGCGCCAGCGAAAGGAGAAGCTCAACCCCGAGATGTGCACGGGGCTGGTCGACTGCTTCTTCGTCCGCAAGCAAAAGGAAGAG GGGGCCGTGTTGCCCTCCCTTTTGGGGCTTCTGGCAGGCTTTCTGGCCGTCCGCCGTCTCTTCAGCACTTTGAGCTCCAAAGGCGAGACTAAGGTGGATCCTCCGGGGCCCAGGGGGCTCCCCCTGCTTGGTAACCTGCTTCAGGTGGATCTCAAGAGACTGGACGAGTCTCTTTTCGAT CTGTCTAAAACGTACGGACCGGTTTTCACGGTCCACTTTGGACCCAAGAAGATGGTGGTCCTGGCCGGAAGCAAGACGGTCAGACAGGCTCTGGTCAACTACGCCGACGAGTTTGGAGAGCGGGACATCAATCCGCTATTCTACGATTTCACCAAAGGACACG GTATCGTCTTTGCCAACGGGGATTCGTGGAAAGAAATGAGACGTTTCACCTTGTCGACGCTGAGAGATTTCGGGATGGGAAAGAAGCTCAGTGAGGAGAAAATCGTCGAGGAGTGCCACGTCCTCATCCGGGAATTTGAGCAACACCGCG GAGAAGCCTTTGACAACACGTCACTCATCACCTACGCGGCTTCCAACATCATCTCGGCCATCATGTTCGGAAAGAGGTTCGAATACACCGACGAGGTTTTCCGGGACATGGTCGCGAAAGACTGCGAGCTCATCCATCTGTCCGGATCGCCTTCTATCACG CTGTATAATTTCTTCCCCTGGCTGGGCCCCTTCCTGAAAAACTGGAGGGATGTGATGAAGAACTTAGCAAGCACCAGGCAGCATTTGCAGAGCATAATTTCCGAACTGCAGGCCACGCTCAGCGCCGACGTTTGCCGGGGCTTCGTCGACGTTTTCTGCACGCGGATGCGAAATCTGGAG CACCGAGCCCAGGATGTGCACTTCCATGACGACAACCTGCTGTACAGCGTCTTCAATTTGTTCGGGGCCGGCACCGACACCACGGCCAACACGCTTCGCTGGAGTCTGCTTTTCATGGCCAAGTACCCTCAGATTCAAG ATCGAgtccaggaggagctgagcAGGGTGGTCGGCGTCCGGCAGGTCCGAGCGGAGGACCGCAAGAGGCTGCCTTACGTCAACGCCGTCATCCACGAGACGCAGAGGCTGGCCAACATCGTCCCCATGGCCGTCACGCACCAAACCAGCAGAGACGTCACCTTCCGGGGCTACTTCATCCGAAAg GGGACCGTCGTGCTCCCTCTGCTGACTTCCGTCCTCCACGACCAGAGCGAGTGGGCGACGCCAAACGCCTTCAACCCTTCCCACTTCCTGGATGAGGAGGGCAACTTCGTCAAAAGGGAGGCCTTCTTGCCCTTCTCCGCAG GCCGCAGGGCTTGCCTGGGCGAGAGCCTGGCCAAGGTGGagctcttcctcttcttcacgTCCCTCCTCCAGCGCTTCCGCTTCGTTCCGCCGCCCGGGATTTCCGAGGACGAGCTGGATTTGACGCCGGTGGTGGGCTTCACCCTCCGTCCCAAGCCTCACCGGCTGTGCGCGGTCAGTCGCCAGTGA
- the LOC133515054 gene encoding cytochrome P450 2K1-like isoform X1 codes for MSPLEDASAASLSSGATPLLACVTALFLAAFASRRLASARRGGKEPPGPRPLPLLGNLLQLDLTWLDRTLCQLAKRHGSVFTIYLGTRKVVVLAGYKALKEALVGHAVEFGERFITPIFQDSNHGHGILFANGDSWKELRRFALSTLRDFGMGKRLAEEKILEECRHLIPIIESHKGQPFDTTSPLSHATSNIICNIVYGNRFEYSDRRFVTMVKRTNENVRLSGSFQIQLYNMFPRLLSWVKHRRMVLGNRDDSMKDIQELLRQRKEKLNPEMCTGLVDCFFVRKQKEEEARMDQSHFNEENMMFVVGNLFAAGTDTTATTLRWGLLLMAKYPRIQERVHEELSGAVGSRPMNVDDRKNLPYTNAVVHEIQRFANIVPMAIMHQTTQDVTFRGYFIEKGTAVIPLLTSALFDESEWETPNVFNPSHFLDKEGDFVKRDAFLPFSAGRRVCLGEGLARMELFLFFASLLQRFRFTPPPGISEDELDLKPLVGFTLNPMPHRLCAVAR; via the exons ATGTCTCCCTTGGAAGACGCTTCGGCCGCGTCGCTCTCGTCCGGCGCCACGCCGTTGCTGGCGTGCGTGACTGCGCTTTTCCTCGCGGCTTTCGCCTCCCGACGCTTGGCCTCGGCGCGGCGCGGCGGGAAGGAGCCCCCGGGGCCCCGGCCCCTGCCGCTGCTCGGGAACCTGCTGCAGCTGGACCTCACCTGGCTCGACAGAACCTTGTGTCAG CTTGCCAAACGCCACGGTTCTGTTTTCACCATCTATTTGGGCACCAGAAAAGTGGTGGTCCTGGCCGGGTACAAGGCTCTCAAAGAGGCTCTGGTCGGCCACGCCGTAGAATTCGGGGAGCGCTTCATCACCCCCATTTTTCAAGATTCCAATCACGGTCATG GCATCCTGTTTGCCAATGGGGATTCGTGGAAAGAACTGAGACGTTTCGCCCTCAGCACTCTGCGAGATTTCGGCATGGGCAAAAGACTCGCAGAGGAGAAAATCTTAGAGGAGTGCCGCCACCTCATTCCCATTATTGAGAGTCATAAAG GGCAACCGTTCGATACGACTTCGCCGCTGAGTCACGCAACGTCCAACATCATTTGCAACATCGTGTACGGGAACAGATTCGAATACAGCGATCGTCGCTTCGTCACGATGGTGAAACGAACCAACGAGAACGTTCGTTTGAGCGGTTCATTCCAGATACAG CTTTACAACATGTTCCCCCGGTTGCTGAGTTGGGTCAAACACCGGCGGATGGTCCTCGGCAACCGTGACGACAGCATGAAGGACATCCAGGAGCTTCTGCGCCAGCGAAAGGAGAAGCTCAACCCCGAGATGTGCACGGGGCTGGTCGACTGCTTCTTCGTCCGCAAGCAAAAGGAAGAG GAAGCGCGTATGGACCAGAGCCACTTCAACGAGGAGAACATGATGTTCGTCGTGGGCAACCTGTTTGCCGCGGGCACCGACACCACCGCCACGACGCTGCGATGGGGCTTGCTGCTGATGGCCAAATACCCGCGCATACAAG AGCGCGTCCACGAGGAGCTGAGCGGCGCGGTGGGAAGCCGCCCGATGAACGTGGACGATCGCAAGAACCTCCCGTACACCAACGCCGTCGTCCACGAGATACAGAGATTCGCCAACATCGTGCCCATGGCCATCATGCACCAAACCACTCAGGACGTCACATTCCGGGGCTACTTCATCGAAAAG GGCACCGCTGTGATTCCTCTGCTTACGTCGGCCCTCTTTGATGAGAGCGAGTGGGAGACGCCAAACGTCTTCAACCCGTCCCACTTCCTGGACAAGGAGGGCGACTTCGTCAAGAGGGACGCCTTTTTGCCCTTCTCTGCAG GACGGCGGGTTTGTCTGGGCGAGGGCCTGGCCCGGATGGagctcttcctcttcttcgCGTCCCTCCTCCAGCGCTTCCGGTTCACCCCTCCACCCGGAATTTCCGAGGACGAGCTGGATTTGAAGCCCCTGGTGGGCTTCACCCTCAACCCCATGCCCCACCGGCTGTGCGCCGTCGCCCGCTAG